The genomic DNA GTAAGTCAACTAGTTTCATAAATTATTCACCTACCAACAAGGAAAGAAGTTTGTGCTTAATTTCAATTAACTGACTATCAACACTAGCATCAATTCTTCCAAAACTTGATTCAATCACACAGCCGGTTTCTTGTAACTCTTCATTTGGATAAATGGATAGTTCCGTTTCCTTGTTAAATAGATTTCTAAGCTCTTCTTTTTGGTTTAACAGAAGCTCAAAATAGCGTGGGTGAACTTGTATTTGTATTTGAGTATATTCACTGACCTCTTTTATAGCCTTTCTTACAATGAGTAGAAAATCTTCGTTGTTGTCATTTAACTCTTTAGTGATGATTTTTTTGGCTACCTTTAATCCAATCTTTAAAATGGTCTCTTCTGAAGAATTGATTAGAGTACTGTACTCTTGCTTTGAAATGTCAATAATTTCCCTTGCTTCAGCGATTAGTGTTTTATACTCGTCTAGCCCTTCTTGTTTACCCTCTGCTAATCCATAGGAATAGCCCTCTTTTTTTGCTAGTGCTTGAAGCTCTTGTTTTTCAGAATCCCATTTTAGTTTCTGATTTTCAATTTCTTCTAATGTTTTTTCTAAGTCTAACTTTGCACTAGAAAGAAGATGTTCAGCCTTTCGCTGTGCTTCTTGAATAATAGCTTCAGCTTCCAAATGGAACTTAGTAAAATCAACTTCAATGTTTTCTTGGTTATTTAGTGAAGTTTTAATTTTTTGTAATGCTATAATTCTTTTTTCATCAATCGTCGTATTCGTAAAGTTAGATTTTATCACTCTAGACAATGATATCATCTCCTCCGCCACGTGCTATGACGATTTCCCCTGCTTCTTCAAGCCTTCTAATTACTGCAACAATTCGAGATTGCGATTCTTCTACATCTCGTAATCGAACTGGTCCCATGTATTCCATTTCATCTTTAAACGTATCCACCATTCGTTTAGACATATTTTTAAAGACGATTTCCTTTACTTCTTCACTTGCAACTTTAAGTGATAATAATAGATCCTCATTTTCAACATCTCGAATAACTCTTTGAATCGAACGATTGTCTAATGTAACAATATCTTCAAATACAAACATTCTTTTCTTAATCTCTTCAGCTAGTTCGGGATCCTGAATTTCTAATGCATCAAGAATTGTCCGTTCTGTACTTCTGTCAACTCCATTTAGCACTTCTACTACAGCCTCTATACCACCCGTTTGGGTATAGTCCTGTGTCACAGTAGCAGATAGTTTTCTCTCGAGGATTTGTTCAACCTCATTAATAATTTCCGGTGAAGTACTATCCATGAGTGCAATTCTTCTTGCAATATCTGCTTGCATTTCCTGTGGAAGCTCCGATAAAATCTGTCCTGCCTGAGTAGCATCCAAATAAGAAAGGATCAATGCAATCGTTTGTGGATGCTCATTTTGTATAAAATTTAGAATTTGAGCAGGATCTGCTTTTCGTGCAAAGTCAAAAGGTTTAACTTGTAAAGAAGATGTAAGGCGGTTAATAATCGTTGCAGCTTGATCAGCACCTAATGCCTTCTCTAATACAGTCTTGGCATAACCTATTCCGCCTTGAGCAATATAGTCTTGTGCAAGAGCAATTTGATGAAACTCATCCATAATTTCTTCTTTTGCTGATGCATCTACCTTCCTTACCCCTGAAATCTCTAGTGTCAACTTTTCAATTTCTTCCTCTGATAGATGTTTATAGACAGAAGCAGAGACATCAGGTCCTAATGAGATTAAAAGAATGGCTGCTTTTTGTTTTCCGGATAGTCTAATGTCTTTATCTCTTTTTGCCACCATTCTTCCCCCTAATCTTCAGCTAACCAAGAGCGCAATAGTTTTGCGAAGTCCTCTGGTTTTTCCTTTGCCATTTTTTCAAGTTGTTTTCTGCGGACGGTTCCTTCAGTCTCTCTTTCGCGATTAACATCTGGTACATTACCAATATACGACTGCTCCTCTTCTTCTTCTTCGAATTCAACAGAATCATCTGTCTTTCTCTTTCTAAGATTAAGGAATAGAAGAAGTAGAATTACGAGTACTAATCCACCACCAACAAAGTAAATCCAAATTGGAATTGTATTTACCACAGGTGTAGTGGTTGTTTCGACTTTCCCTTTAAATGGTTGAACAGATACAACTATCTTATCCTCGATATTCTGTTCAGTAAGTTGTGGTGTATTAACATCCTTATTTATCGTTGTACGGACAATGGTGCCAAGAATTTGTTTAATATCATCAACACTTTCCTGCGGTAAAGATTCTCTATTTTCGGCATCAGGTGGCTCGACCATTACCTGTATACCTAGGTCCCGGATTTTATAAGGGCTCTCTACAATTTCTTTTCGAATTCGATTTACATCATTGTTTATTCTCTCTTCAATCCGTTCATAGTCTCCATTACCTGTTGTACCATCTGCTGGGTAGTTTGTAATATCTGTTTCACCAGTTCCAACAACACCAGCTGCTTGTTGTCCGTTACCTGTAAAAGTTTCCGTAATACGTTCTACACTAATTTCAATCGCTTCATTATTTTCTCTATCAAAAGGTTCTACGATATTTTCCTCACGATTTTCCTGAGTAAAGTCAAGGTCTGCAGTTACTGAGACAACAACTTTATCTTGGCCCATCATTGTTCCAAGCATTTGCTGTACTTGTCGCTGGATATCTCGTTCAATTTCCTTTTTAATATCTAGCTGTGTTGAAATATCACCAACAAAAGAATTATTTTTTTCACTTTCTAGATCAAAGTACTCAAAGTATTGATTGGTGATGACGATATTATCAGTGGGAAGGTTTGGAACACTTTTGGAAACTAGATGGTATAACGAACTGATCTGCTGTTGATCAAATTTATACCCTGGCTTTGTGTTTAAAACAATGGAAGCACTGGCAGCTTCCTGACCACTTCCTACAAAGATGTTTTCTGGAGGAAGATTAATCATTACCCTCGCATCGTTAATCCCGTCGATTCCTTTCATGAGGCCTGCTAATTCATTTTGCATAGCTTCAAGCTTTAGTGTATTAAATTCATTATCCGTCATACCGAAACCAGCATTTTGACTAAAGAATGAGTAGTCTATACTTCCGCTATTCGGAATTCCTTCGGCTGCTAATTCCACTTTTAAAGTATCCACTACTTCAGTTGGAACACTTATTGTCGCCCCATTATCTGATATTTGAGAACTAATTCCCCTTGAATCAAGAGTAGCTTTTATTTGACCAGTTTCTTGTGGTGATAGATTACTATATAGAGGAACAAAGTTTTCTTTAGATGTGAGAATGGAAACTAGAACAACTACGAAAAGCAGGCCAATAATTGAACCTACTACCAGCATCTTTAGTCCCTTTGAGCGACTTTGCCAATATTCAGTTGATTTATTTTTATATTGTATTAATTTTTCGTTCATCACTAGCCCCCGGTTATTAATCTTGTTTTCTCTCGATGCAGCTAATAACCGCTATGTATAATTGCACCCGAGCAATTATACTTGCATCCTCATTACTTCTTGATAGGCTTCAATTACTTTATTGCGAATTTCCATTGTAGCTGCCATTGTAACACTTGCTTTTTCAGCTGTAATCATAACTTGATGTAAGTCAACATTTTCACCTTTGGCAAGCTTAACAGTCATTTCGTCAGATTTACTTTGGGTGTCGTTAACATTATTTATCGCATTTTTCAGCATAGAAGAAAAAGCTTGATGCGCTTCGTTAGGCGTAGTTACCTTTTTTACAATTGGCGTGTTTGTTAATTGATTTGCTATTGAGATTTTATCAATCATCTTTTTTCACCTATTTCCCTATTTCTAGTGCTTTCATTAACATACCTTTTGTCGCATTTAGTACCGTAACGTTTGCTTCGTAAGACCGTGTAGCACTAATTAAATCCACCATTTCCTTTAAAGGGTCAACGTTAGGTAATTGAACATATCCCTCTTCATTTGCATCCGGATGATCTGGGTTATAAACTAATTTAAAAGGAGCCTCATCTTCTGCAATTTTTGTAACCTTTACTCCATTTCCA from Cytobacillus luteolus includes the following:
- the fliH gene encoding flagellar assembly protein FliH, which gives rise to MIKSNFTNTTIDEKRIIALQKIKTSLNNQENIEVDFTKFHLEAEAIIQEAQRKAEHLLSSAKLDLEKTLEEIENQKLKWDSEKQELQALAKKEGYSYGLAEGKQEGLDEYKTLIAEAREIIDISKQEYSTLINSSEETILKIGLKVAKKIITKELNDNNEDFLLIVRKAIKEVSEYTQIQIQVHPRYFELLLNQKEELRNLFNKETELSIYPNEELQETGCVIESSFGRIDASVDSQLIEIKHKLLSLLVGE
- the fliE gene encoding flagellar hook-basal body complex protein FliE, with translation MIDKISIANQLTNTPIVKKVTTPNEAHQAFSSMLKNAINNVNDTQSKSDEMTVKLAKGENVDLHQVMITAEKASVTMAATMEIRNKVIEAYQEVMRMQV
- the fliG gene encoding flagellar motor switch protein FliG codes for the protein MAKRDKDIRLSGKQKAAILLISLGPDVSASVYKHLSEEEIEKLTLEISGVRKVDASAKEEIMDEFHQIALAQDYIAQGGIGYAKTVLEKALGADQAATIINRLTSSLQVKPFDFARKADPAQILNFIQNEHPQTIALILSYLDATQAGQILSELPQEMQADIARRIALMDSTSPEIINEVEQILERKLSATVTQDYTQTGGIEAVVEVLNGVDRSTERTILDALEIQDPELAEEIKKRMFVFEDIVTLDNRSIQRVIRDVENEDLLLSLKVASEEVKEIVFKNMSKRMVDTFKDEMEYMGPVRLRDVEESQSRIVAVIRRLEEAGEIVIARGGGDDIIV
- the flgC gene encoding flagellar basal body rod protein FlgC; the protein is MTIFHSINTTSSALTAQRLRMDVVSSNMANIDTTRGKFVDGEWQPYRRKMVVTQENTGHFSSFLKTAVANNGSSLGNGVKVTKIAEDEAPFKLVYNPDHPDANEEGYVQLPNVDPLKEMVDLISATRSYEANVTVLNATKGMLMKALEIGK
- the fliF gene encoding flagellar basal-body MS-ring/collar protein FliF, with the protein product MNEKLIQYKNKSTEYWQSRSKGLKMLVVGSIIGLLFVVVLVSILTSKENFVPLYSNLSPQETGQIKATLDSRGISSQISDNGATISVPTEVVDTLKVELAAEGIPNSGSIDYSFFSQNAGFGMTDNEFNTLKLEAMQNELAGLMKGIDGINDARVMINLPPENIFVGSGQEAASASIVLNTKPGYKFDQQQISSLYHLVSKSVPNLPTDNIVITNQYFEYFDLESEKNNSFVGDISTQLDIKKEIERDIQRQVQQMLGTMMGQDKVVVSVTADLDFTQENREENIVEPFDRENNEAIEISVERITETFTGNGQQAAGVVGTGETDITNYPADGTTGNGDYERIEERINNDVNRIRKEIVESPYKIRDLGIQVMVEPPDAENRESLPQESVDDIKQILGTIVRTTINKDVNTPQLTEQNIEDKIVVSVQPFKGKVETTTTPVVNTIPIWIYFVGGGLVLVILLLLFLNLRKRKTDDSVEFEEEEEEQSYIGNVPDVNRERETEGTVRRKQLEKMAKEKPEDFAKLLRSWLAED